A section of the Methanoregula formicica SMSP genome encodes:
- a CDS encoding DUF1848 domain-containing protein: MVSLEAADPAVPYGKLAVEAIAPVIVSASRSTDIPAFYGDWFLNRLKDGYVRWKSPFGGKPVFVSFARARLFVFWSKNPAPFFPYLDTLDRLGYGYYFLYSLNDYDKEHLEPNVPPLVERIETFIRLSRRIGPGKVVWRFDPLILTETITVSDLLDRVECIGDQIAPFTKRLVFSFVDIEKYTKVRRNLDAAGCRGAREFTDAEVAEFCEGLRRLNERWGLSLSACAEGRDLSQYGIGRGQCISCDLMTTEFAHDKELTAFLRPEDQQTLEGSSPDPSRRLKDPGQRNTCRCVVSKDIGQYSTCMHLCGYCYANTSAAAVRRHYSRYLADREHGMFHDTIVG, encoded by the coding sequence ATGGTATCGCTCGAAGCTGCTGACCCGGCGGTCCCTTACGGCAAACTGGCAGTTGAAGCGATCGCCCCTGTCATCGTCTCGGCAAGCCGCTCCACGGATATCCCGGCATTCTATGGCGACTGGTTCCTGAACCGGCTGAAGGATGGATACGTTCGGTGGAAGAGCCCGTTTGGCGGAAAACCGGTCTTTGTATCGTTTGCCCGGGCACGGCTCTTTGTGTTCTGGTCCAAGAACCCCGCGCCCTTCTTTCCCTACTTGGATACGCTCGACCGCCTCGGGTACGGGTACTATTTTCTCTACAGCTTAAACGACTACGATAAGGAACACCTTGAGCCGAACGTGCCGCCGCTCGTTGAGCGGATTGAAACGTTCATCCGCCTCTCCCGCCGGATCGGGCCGGGGAAGGTCGTGTGGCGGTTCGACCCCCTCATCCTTACGGAAACCATCACGGTAAGCGATCTGCTGGACCGGGTGGAATGCATTGGCGACCAGATCGCCCCGTTCACGAAACGGCTGGTCTTCAGTTTCGTGGACATTGAGAAATATACGAAAGTCCGGCGGAACCTGGATGCAGCCGGGTGCCGGGGCGCCCGCGAGTTCACGGACGCGGAAGTTGCCGAGTTCTGCGAGGGTCTCCGGCGCCTAAACGAGCGGTGGGGGCTTTCCCTTTCCGCCTGTGCCGAGGGGCGCGATCTCTCGCAGTACGGCATTGGCCGGGGGCAGTGCATCAGCTGCGACCTGATGACAACGGAGTTTGCTCACGACAAGGAACTGACGGCGTTCCTCAGGCCGGAAGACCAGCAGACACTTGAGGGGTCCTCACCCGATCCCTCGCGACGGCTGAAGGATCCCGGCCAGCGGAACACCTGCCGTTGTGTTGTCTCGAAGGATATCGGGCAGTACTCCACCTGCATGCATCTCTGTGGATACTGTTATGCCAATACGTCTGCCGCGGCCGTTCGCCGGCATTACTCACGGTATCTTGCAGACCGCGAACACGGGATGTTCCACGATACGATTGTCGGGTAA
- the thiC gene encoding phosphomethylpyrimidine synthase ThiC has translation MPVDYSAPDRMRMVTIHMAGAPRIPARSAVKGMKTLVDSAREERLTPPMKTVATEGGVDPNELLRRIAAGSVVIMQRKNRCTGIGTGLRTKINVNLGTSSGKVSVSDELRKAEIAETFGADTISDLSMGGDIDAIRQEILACTTLPVTTVPVYQAVVECGLENMTAEDILTTLKRQAGQGISSVVVHCVTRKMLGVFKKKKRVLGMVSKGGSITSAFMLTHDCENPFVEHFDEVLSICRKHDIVLSLGNTARSGCIHDRPDAFQQAEIRQNCALAHRALAAGVQVIIEGAGGHIRNDRIAPIIRSYKKRSPFPLFVAGPLPTDIAAGYDHIAGAIGASTASAAGADYLCYITPAEHLGLPDPQAVKEGLIAFRIAAHVGDTVKQGRENEDAEVAVLRAALDREAQIRCAMDPERARQFCGEETECTMCGKFCAIKVMRNF, from the coding sequence ATGCCGGTGGATTACAGTGCACCAGACCGGATGCGGATGGTAACTATCCATATGGCGGGAGCGCCAAGGATACCTGCACGGAGCGCTGTAAAAGGAATGAAGACCCTGGTTGATTCTGCCCGCGAAGAGAGACTGACCCCCCCGATGAAGACCGTTGCCACAGAGGGGGGTGTCGATCCAAACGAACTCCTCCGGCGGATAGCCGCGGGGAGTGTGGTTATCATGCAGCGCAAAAATCGCTGCACGGGCATTGGAACCGGTCTGCGCACGAAGATCAATGTCAACCTGGGAACATCCTCAGGAAAGGTTTCCGTCAGCGATGAGCTCAGGAAAGCGGAGATCGCCGAAACGTTCGGTGCTGACACCATCAGCGACCTCTCGATGGGAGGCGATATCGACGCCATCCGCCAAGAGATCCTTGCGTGTACCACGCTCCCGGTAACTACCGTGCCGGTCTACCAGGCAGTTGTCGAATGCGGCCTCGAGAACATGACGGCAGAAGATATCCTTACCACCCTCAAACGACAGGCAGGACAGGGGATCAGCTCGGTTGTCGTCCACTGCGTGACACGGAAAATGCTCGGGGTTTTCAAGAAAAAGAAACGGGTTCTCGGGATGGTCTCCAAAGGCGGGTCGATCACGAGCGCCTTCATGCTCACTCACGACTGCGAAAACCCGTTTGTCGAGCACTTCGATGAAGTCCTCTCAATCTGCCGGAAGCATGACATTGTCCTGTCGCTTGGCAACACGGCACGGAGCGGCTGTATCCACGATCGCCCGGACGCATTCCAGCAGGCCGAGATCCGTCAGAATTGTGCACTTGCCCACCGGGCCCTTGCCGCAGGAGTCCAGGTGATCATCGAGGGCGCAGGCGGACATATCCGCAACGACAGGATTGCTCCCATCATCCGCTCGTATAAGAAGCGTTCCCCGTTCCCGCTCTTTGTTGCCGGGCCCCTGCCAACGGATATTGCAGCAGGATACGACCATATTGCCGGTGCCATCGGGGCCAGCACCGCGAGTGCGGCGGGGGCGGATTATCTCTGTTACATCACCCCGGCAGAACACCTCGGTCTTCCGGACCCGCAAGCGGTAAAAGAGGGGCTCATCGCATTCAGGATAGCCGCCCATGTCGGTGATACCGTCAAGCAGGGGAGGGAGAATGAGGATGCGGAAGTAGCGGTCCTCCGGGCCGCACTCGACCGGGAAGCACAGATCCGGTGTGCTATGGACCCGGAGAGGGCACGGCAGTTCTGCGGGGAGGAGACGGAGTGCACGATGTGCGGGAAGTTCTGTGCGATAAAGGTAATGCGGAATTTCTAA
- a CDS encoding HemK2/MTQ2 family protein methyltransferase, whose protein sequence is MDYDSSQVYQPEADTYLLLDAARGEVRPGDRVLEVGTGSGLIAAAMRKGARTIATDINPHAAIAAQKAGVDVIRCNLLDPIRGKFDLVLFNPPYLPTEPHERIDDWLEYALDGGKTGRATLERFAADVKRVLAPGGRILILISSLTGPGEVKELFATHGLQAELIREERVEDEILLVLRFTR, encoded by the coding sequence ATGGACTACGACTCCTCGCAAGTGTACCAGCCCGAAGCCGACACGTATCTCCTGCTCGATGCCGCACGGGGCGAAGTGAGGCCCGGCGACCGGGTGCTGGAGGTCGGGACCGGATCGGGACTGATCGCAGCCGCGATGCGGAAGGGTGCCCGCACCATTGCCACCGACATCAATCCCCACGCGGCAATCGCTGCGCAGAAGGCCGGCGTGGATGTCATCCGCTGCAACCTCCTCGACCCGATCCGGGGAAAATTCGATCTCGTTCTTTTCAATCCCCCGTACCTTCCCACCGAACCCCATGAGCGGATCGATGACTGGCTGGAGTATGCCCTTGACGGAGGGAAGACCGGGAGGGCGACCCTTGAGCGGTTTGCCGCGGACGTCAAGCGGGTGCTGGCGCCCGGTGGCAGGATCCTTATCCTCATCTCGTCGCTTACCGGGCCAGGGGAAGTGAAGGAACTCTTTGCTACGCACGGGTTACAAGCGGAGCTTATCCGCGAGGAACGGGTGGAGGACGAGATCCTCCTTGTCCTCCGGTTTACACGATGA
- a CDS encoding ABC transporter permease codes for MPHIFSIPNVTRRAGIVWYRNLVVFIRTLQVNFFPPLVEALLYLFAIGIGIGTYVQQIDGIPYINFIAPAILAIAVMNSAFFECTFGSFVRMYYQKTFDAMIATPLSIEDVIAGELLWGATRSVIYVLIMLPVLAVFGVVSLPLAVLTIPLAFLGGLMFAGIAMCFTSVTPGIDTLNYPSFLFITPMALFSGTFFPLTLMPAFLQYFALAVLPLTHLVAIMRMLTLPSLSWMLFLHLAWIAVITAITCLISINLMRKRLIV; via the coding sequence ATGCCGCACATCTTCTCGATCCCAAACGTAACCCGCCGTGCCGGAATCGTCTGGTACCGGAACCTCGTGGTCTTTATCCGGACCTTGCAGGTGAACTTCTTTCCCCCGCTTGTCGAGGCGCTCCTCTACCTCTTTGCCATCGGGATCGGCATCGGCACCTACGTCCAGCAGATCGACGGCATCCCGTACATCAACTTCATTGCCCCGGCCATCCTTGCTATCGCGGTGATGAACTCGGCGTTCTTCGAATGCACCTTCGGCTCCTTTGTCCGCATGTACTACCAGAAGACGTTCGATGCCATGATCGCGACCCCGCTCTCGATCGAGGACGTGATCGCGGGCGAACTGTTGTGGGGGGCGACCCGGAGCGTCATCTATGTGCTCATCATGCTGCCGGTGCTCGCGGTGTTCGGTGTCGTCTCCCTGCCCCTCGCCGTGCTCACCATTCCGCTTGCGTTCCTCGGAGGCCTGATGTTTGCCGGTATCGCGATGTGCTTCACGTCCGTGACACCCGGTATCGACACGCTCAATTACCCGTCGTTCCTCTTCATCACGCCCATGGCGCTCTTCTCGGGCACGTTCTTCCCGCTCACGCTGATGCCGGCGTTCCTCCAGTACTTCGCGCTTGCCGTGCTGCCGCTCACGCACCTTGTCGCCATCATGCGGATGCTGACGCTGCCATCACTCTCGTGGATGCTCTTTCTTCACCTTGCATGGATCGCAGTTATCACTGCCATCACCTGCCTCATCTCGATAAACCTGATGCGGAAGCGGCTGATCGTGTGA
- a CDS encoding ABC transporter ATP-binding protein, translating into MTAIIEAHDLKKNYNGTVAVDGIRFTVKQGEIFGFLGPNGAGKTTTMKMITCVSPRSSGSLTILGMDPDDKPAEIKQSLGVVPQETNLDPDFTCFGNLYYYALYFDITKDEATQRAEELLEFVQLTEKRDVSVDKLSGGMKRRLILARALVNRPDLLVLDEPTIGLDPQARHLIWEKLRSLQAKGNTIVMTTHYLDEAARLCDRLVIMDNGKILVEGAPADLVRDHAGHEIVEVEGSDDVVTCLSELGVPFEKTGDMVQVAATSETAREVARTILERCRPERMITRPATLEDVFLKLTGRNLRE; encoded by the coding sequence ATGACGGCAATCATCGAGGCCCATGACCTGAAGAAGAACTATAACGGCACGGTTGCAGTCGACGGCATCCGGTTCACCGTAAAACAAGGGGAGATCTTCGGGTTCCTGGGCCCGAACGGGGCGGGTAAGACCACGACCATGAAGATGATCACCTGTGTCTCGCCCCGTTCTTCCGGATCCCTCACGATCCTCGGAATGGATCCCGATGACAAACCCGCGGAGATCAAGCAGAGCCTCGGCGTTGTCCCACAGGAGACCAACCTCGACCCGGACTTCACCTGCTTTGGGAATCTCTATTACTATGCACTGTACTTTGACATCACGAAAGACGAGGCAACACAACGGGCTGAGGAACTGCTGGAGTTCGTCCAGCTCACCGAGAAGCGGGACGTTTCGGTGGACAAATTGTCCGGGGGGATGAAGCGCCGGCTCATCCTTGCCCGGGCACTCGTGAACCGTCCCGACCTGCTCGTCCTGGACGAGCCGACCATCGGCCTTGACCCGCAGGCCCGTCACCTGATCTGGGAGAAACTCCGGAGCCTGCAGGCGAAAGGAAACACCATCGTGATGACCACGCATTACCTTGACGAAGCCGCACGGCTCTGCGACCGGCTGGTCATCATGGACAACGGAAAGATCCTGGTGGAAGGGGCGCCCGCGGACCTTGTCCGTGACCATGCCGGCCACGAGATCGTGGAAGTGGAGGGAAGCGACGATGTCGTCACCTGCCTCAGCGAACTCGGGGTCCCCTTCGAGAAGACCGGCGACATGGTCCAGGTGGCTGCGACATCTGAGACCGCACGCGAAGTCGCGAGGACCATTCTCGAACGCTGCCGGCCGGAGCGGATGATCACAAGGCCGGCAACGCTCGAAGACGTGTTCCTGAAACTGACCGGGAGGAACTTGCGGGAGTGA
- a CDS encoding phosphate-starvation-inducible PsiE family protein: MEKNSPVMEYLINFFSLVPMILYMIVAILLTIIAVFSVWDAVQLILQMVVSRDFANGLVSVIYALLLTITIIVLFETVTVYFKTKHVEVRALLIAGLTGVVRHVLIYNVDTVDPFTLMGTVALLAVLIVGIVFVKPEPLP; the protein is encoded by the coding sequence ATGGAAAAGAACTCGCCGGTAATGGAATACCTGATCAACTTCTTCTCGCTCGTGCCCATGATCCTGTACATGATCGTGGCAATCCTCTTAACGATCATTGCCGTCTTCTCGGTCTGGGATGCAGTCCAGTTGATCCTGCAGATGGTGGTATCCCGCGACTTTGCCAACGGGCTTGTCAGCGTCATCTATGCACTCCTCCTGACCATCACCATCATCGTCCTCTTCGAGACCGTGACGGTCTATTTCAAAACCAAGCATGTCGAGGTTAGGGCCCTCCTCATCGCAGGCCTGACCGGGGTTGTCCGGCACGTACTGATCTACAATGTCGACACCGTGGATCCCTTCACCCTGATGGGGACCGTGGCCCTCCTTGCGGTGCTGATCGTTGGCATTGTCTTTGTTAAGCCGGAGCCACTCCCGTAA
- a CDS encoding HEAT repeat domain-containing protein — MAEIITLLSDLQNGSIAKRKASAKALGSSGDDRALTALAAALDDPHPEVRTEAALALGRRGDAAAVPPLARALQDDEPAVRAAILEALGRIRDPGSAPLVIPLLRDPEREIRIGAAMILGKLGNRQAVATLTALKDDPFSEVREAAEDALRRLRR; from the coding sequence ATGGCCGAGATCATCACGCTTCTCTCCGACCTGCAGAACGGCAGCATTGCAAAGCGGAAGGCTTCGGCAAAGGCCCTTGGAAGCTCCGGTGACGACCGGGCTCTCACAGCCCTTGCCGCCGCCCTTGACGATCCTCACCCGGAAGTCCGCACTGAGGCTGCTCTCGCGCTCGGCCGAAGGGGTGATGCGGCTGCGGTCCCCCCGCTTGCACGGGCCCTTCAGGACGATGAACCGGCAGTCCGGGCCGCTATCCTTGAGGCACTGGGAAGGATCCGCGATCCCGGGTCAGCACCGCTCGTCATCCCCCTTCTCCGGGACCCTGAACGGGAGATACGGATCGGCGCTGCCATGATCCTCGGGAAGCTGGGCAACCGGCAGGCCGTTGCAACGCTCACCGCATTGAAAGACGACCCGTTCTCCGAAGTCCGCGAAGCAGCAGAAGACGCACTCCGCCGCCTCCGCAGGTAA
- a CDS encoding Fic family protein, whose product MEPYTPRILPLDDIDWMAHIPRIGKANAALARYDGLLQGIINPEILLSPLTIREAVLSSRIEGTQASLEEVLQFEADQAHKITPEKRLDIQEIINYRTAMRAAVEDLGRRPICTNMIRDLHRILLASVRGRDREPGEIRRIQNYIAPYGTPIERATFIPPPPNLVPDALTNWENYLHSEERDPLVQLAVLKAQFELIHPFRDGNGRIGRMLVPIILYNKKILSTPMFYISAYLEAHRDEYYDHLLSVSRDNNWNGWIGFFLQALIEQATENNQKATAIIELYEKMKKEVPEATHSQYTVQAIDTLFSRPIFKSADFIAESKIPKPSAHRVLKGLTEADILTVSREGKGKSPTIYRFSRLIAITESSSW is encoded by the coding sequence ATGGAGCCGTACACGCCCCGAATCCTCCCGCTTGATGACATTGACTGGATGGCACACATCCCCCGCATCGGGAAAGCGAACGCGGCCCTTGCCCGATATGATGGCTTGCTCCAAGGCATTATCAATCCCGAGATCCTTCTATCCCCGCTCACAATACGTGAAGCGGTCCTCTCGTCACGGATAGAAGGTACTCAGGCATCCCTCGAAGAGGTACTACAGTTCGAAGCGGACCAAGCGCACAAGATCACACCGGAGAAGCGGCTGGACATTCAGGAGATCATCAATTACCGGACGGCGATGCGGGCCGCTGTCGAGGATTTGGGAAGGCGGCCGATCTGCACGAACATGATCCGCGACCTTCACCGTATCCTTCTAGCCAGCGTCCGCGGACGGGACCGGGAACCCGGAGAGATTCGCCGCATCCAGAATTATATCGCTCCCTACGGTACCCCCATCGAACGGGCCACGTTCATCCCCCCGCCGCCGAACCTTGTGCCGGATGCCCTCACGAACTGGGAGAACTATCTGCACAGCGAAGAGCGGGATCCGCTGGTGCAGCTTGCGGTACTGAAAGCGCAGTTCGAGCTCATCCACCCGTTCCGCGACGGGAACGGAAGAATCGGGCGGATGCTGGTACCCATCATCCTCTACAATAAAAAGATCCTGTCAACGCCGATGTTCTACATCAGCGCGTACCTTGAGGCCCACCGGGATGAATACTACGACCATCTGCTTTCAGTCTCCCGTGACAACAACTGGAACGGCTGGATAGGATTCTTTCTACAGGCGCTTATCGAGCAGGCCACCGAGAATAACCAGAAGGCAACGGCGATCATCGAACTCTACGAGAAGATGAAAAAAGAGGTTCCTGAGGCAACGCACTCCCAATATACGGTCCAGGCAATCGATACGCTCTTCTCGCGCCCGATCTTCAAGAGCGCTGATTTTATCGCGGAATCAAAAATTCCCAAACCGAGCGCCCACCGGGTCCTGAAGGGACTGACCGAAGCGGATATTCTCACGGTAAGCCGGGAAGGGAAGGGGAAGAGCCCGACGATTTACCGCTTCTCGCGGCTGATCGCGATCACCGAGAGCAGCAGCTGGTAA
- a CDS encoding OBG GTPase family GTP-binding protein, which yields MSSLEDEIKQLEDELIKTPYNKATSKHIGRVKAKIAKLKDEAVNRAMKAGGGGEGYQVKKSGDATAVLVGFPSTGKSTLLNKLTGTESAVGAYAFTTLTVVPGALEYKGAKIQLLDIPGLIAGAAMGKGRGKEVIAVVRNADIIIILVDVFNEAHFDVLLRELYDAGIRINVPKPDITIKKSAHGGIRLNAVGTLDLDIEEVRSILAESKMMNADILIRGNATQDDLIDAVQGNRVYIPAFIAVNKVDLVDKERYLEIEHDIGERFGSPPIMISAYGGYHLEELKDAIYDCLGFIRLYLKPHGGEADMEEPLIIRKGSTVEDVCNKLHREFVQKFRYARIWGKSVKHPGQRVGLTHRLLDSDLLSIIVEH from the coding sequence ATGAGTAGTCTTGAGGATGAGATCAAACAGCTCGAAGACGAGTTAATCAAGACGCCCTACAACAAGGCTACTTCCAAGCATATCGGGCGGGTCAAGGCCAAGATAGCCAAGCTCAAGGACGAGGCCGTGAACCGGGCCATGAAGGCCGGCGGTGGCGGGGAAGGCTACCAGGTCAAGAAGTCCGGCGATGCAACGGCAGTCCTTGTGGGGTTTCCGTCAACCGGTAAAAGTACACTCCTCAACAAGCTGACCGGCACGGAGAGTGCGGTCGGGGCGTATGCGTTCACCACGCTCACGGTCGTGCCCGGGGCTCTCGAATACAAAGGGGCGAAGATCCAGCTCCTCGATATCCCGGGGCTTATCGCGGGCGCAGCAATGGGCAAAGGCCGGGGTAAGGAGGTCATCGCGGTCGTCAGGAACGCGGACATCATCATCATTCTTGTGGATGTCTTCAACGAGGCGCACTTCGATGTCCTGCTCCGGGAACTCTACGATGCCGGCATCCGGATCAATGTCCCGAAGCCTGACATTACGATCAAGAAATCTGCCCATGGCGGTATCCGGCTCAATGCGGTCGGGACGCTCGACCTCGACATTGAGGAGGTCCGGTCCATTCTTGCCGAGTCCAAGATGATGAACGCCGACATCCTGATCCGCGGGAATGCCACGCAGGACGACCTCATCGACGCCGTGCAGGGCAACCGCGTATACATCCCCGCATTCATCGCCGTCAACAAGGTCGACCTCGTGGACAAGGAACGGTACCTGGAGATCGAGCACGATATCGGGGAGCGGTTCGGCAGCCCGCCCATCATGATCTCCGCGTACGGCGGTTACCACCTGGAAGAACTCAAGGACGCGATCTACGACTGCCTCGGGTTCATCCGCCTGTATCTCAAGCCGCATGGCGGGGAAGCGGACATGGAAGAGCCGCTCATCATCCGCAAGGGAAGCACGGTCGAGGACGTCTGCAACAAGCTCCACCGGGAGTTCGTCCAGAAGTTCCGGTATGCCCGGATCTGGGGCAAGTCGGTCAAGCATCCCGGGCAGCGGGTCGGCCTCACCCACAGGCTCCTGGACAGCGACCTGCTCAGCATCATCGTCGAGCACTGA
- a CDS encoding tRNA (guanine(10)-N(2))-dimethyltransferase codes for MDLTEATEGKTTILIPVQDDTTQFPPGSAPIFFNRRMELNRDITVLLLLLLEPDEYLDAMGATGIRGLRVATECGIPVAIADRDPKAIELIRRNTERSGTPIEVIERDMNALLSERSFDAVDLDPFGTPAWVIDAAIRGCRRFLFVTATDTAPLCGAHLKAGIRRYGAEPMNTEYHSEVGLRILLGFVVRETVKYDRGIEPLFCYAREHFTRLHLRILRGPKAADATLSHIGFIHQCKKCPYREEQPGLHSVSRTCPHCGEPLHPIGPLWLGKIAKDEIVSRLIDAAGTADLGTKKDIQKLLATSREELPTSSFYDYHEIAKRLRCSPPDINVVLGRLTDAGYPASRTHFCGYGIKTTAPLSVIYDAVRGDHTNKTV; via the coding sequence ATGGATCTGACGGAGGCGACGGAAGGAAAAACAACGATTTTGATCCCGGTCCAGGACGACACAACCCAGTTTCCACCCGGCTCCGCCCCGATCTTCTTCAACCGCCGGATGGAACTGAACCGGGATATCACTGTGCTCCTCCTCCTGCTCCTCGAACCTGACGAATACCTCGATGCCATGGGAGCCACCGGCATCCGGGGCCTCCGGGTGGCAACCGAATGCGGGATTCCCGTTGCCATCGCAGACCGGGACCCGAAGGCGATCGAACTGATCCGCCGGAACACTGAACGATCCGGGACTCCCATCGAGGTCATAGAGCGGGACATGAATGCGCTGCTCTCGGAACGGTCATTCGATGCCGTGGACCTCGACCCGTTCGGCACGCCGGCCTGGGTGATCGATGCAGCGATCCGGGGCTGCCGGAGGTTCCTCTTTGTGACCGCAACGGATACCGCACCGCTCTGCGGGGCCCACCTGAAGGCCGGGATCCGCCGGTACGGGGCCGAGCCGATGAACACGGAGTACCACAGCGAGGTGGGGCTCCGGATCCTCCTCGGGTTTGTCGTGCGGGAGACCGTGAAGTACGACCGGGGGATCGAGCCGCTCTTCTGCTATGCCCGCGAGCACTTCACCCGTCTCCACCTCCGGATCCTCCGCGGGCCGAAGGCAGCGGACGCGACTCTCTCGCATATCGGGTTCATCCACCAGTGCAAAAAATGCCCGTACCGCGAAGAGCAGCCGGGACTCCATTCCGTGTCCCGTACCTGCCCGCACTGCGGGGAGCCACTCCATCCTATCGGGCCGCTCTGGCTCGGGAAGATCGCGAAGGATGAGATCGTGTCCCGGCTAATCGATGCGGCGGGTACCGCTGACCTGGGGACAAAAAAAGATATCCAGAAACTCCTGGCTACCAGCCGTGAGGAACTGCCGACCTCGAGCTTTTACGATTACCACGAGATTGCAAAACGGCTGCGCTGCTCCCCGCCGGATATCAACGTTGTCCTCGGGCGCCTTACTGATGCAGGTTACCCGGCCAGCCGTACGCACTTCTGCGGGTACGGGATCAAGACCACGGCCCCGCTCTCCGTGATCTATGATGCGGTACGGGGAGACCACACAAACAAAACGGTGTAA
- a CDS encoding geranylgeranylglycerol-phosphate geranylgeranyltransferase, with the protein MSAAGFLNIIRPANAVMAGVAAVVAYFIAAGALVPAALLLPVVVTLITAAGNVINDYFDAEIDAVNRADRPIPSGQVSRNAALWYAVALFLSGIAVCLFTNWICIAFAVFNSLLLALYAARLKSMPLVGNIAVSYLSGSMFLFGGAFAGMDGLIHLVPIAVMTFLAMMARELIKDAEDVEGDKAGGAVTLPIMIGVKKTALAAFVFVLLSAIASAVPFLWWGIPYLVLIGLVDVILLAAAIKALSCDTPACVRQSKASAALKYGMFASLLVFVISALFFG; encoded by the coding sequence ATGAGCGCTGCCGGTTTCCTGAACATTATCCGCCCGGCAAATGCCGTGATGGCCGGCGTTGCAGCGGTTGTCGCGTATTTCATCGCTGCCGGCGCCCTCGTCCCCGCAGCACTCCTCCTGCCTGTTGTTGTCACGCTCATCACGGCGGCCGGTAACGTGATCAACGATTACTTTGATGCAGAGATTGACGCGGTCAACCGGGCTGACCGCCCCATTCCCTCGGGACAGGTCTCGCGGAACGCAGCGCTCTGGTACGCGGTTGCGCTCTTCCTTTCCGGGATCGCAGTCTGCCTCTTCACAAACTGGATCTGCATCGCATTTGCCGTCTTCAACTCCCTCCTCCTCGCTCTCTACGCGGCCCGGCTCAAGAGCATGCCGCTTGTCGGGAACATCGCGGTCTCCTATCTCTCGGGGAGCATGTTCCTCTTTGGCGGGGCATTCGCGGGAATGGACGGGCTCATCCATCTCGTCCCCATTGCAGTGATGACCTTCCTTGCGATGATGGCCCGCGAGCTCATAAAAGACGCAGAGGATGTCGAGGGGGACAAGGCCGGGGGGGCAGTCACGCTCCCGATCATGATCGGCGTGAAGAAGACCGCCCTTGCCGCCTTTGTCTTTGTCCTGCTCTCTGCCATCGCAAGCGCAGTCCCCTTCCTGTGGTGGGGCATCCCGTACCTTGTCCTCATCGGACTTGTTGACGTTATCCTCCTCGCGGCAGCCATAAAGGCCCTTTCCTGCGACACACCGGCCTGTGTCCGGCAGTCGAAGGCATCAGCCGCGCTCAAGTACGGCATGTTCGCCTCGCTCCTCGTCTTCGTGATCTCGGCCCTCTTCTTCGGATAA
- a CDS encoding bactofilin family protein produces the protein MPTVIQKGTTYFAQKGSYFEGNVRIDGDFVVPPRTHFWGRLNVSGTLELGPRSSVSLDIACGGAVIGGQCRVKGPIVAQGDVVILDHASVHSVTAGGRVILRPNVTVGDVTSQDAIIVHGRIKSGNLIGKSMKVLGD, from the coding sequence ATGCCCACGGTGATCCAGAAAGGAACTACCTATTTTGCGCAGAAAGGCTCGTATTTCGAAGGGAACGTCCGGATTGACGGCGACTTCGTGGTGCCGCCCCGCACCCATTTCTGGGGCAGGCTCAATGTTTCCGGCACGCTCGAACTCGGCCCGCGTTCCAGTGTCTCCCTGGACATTGCCTGCGGCGGTGCGGTCATCGGAGGCCAGTGCCGGGTCAAGGGGCCGATCGTTGCGCAGGGAGACGTGGTCATCCTCGATCATGCCAGCGTCCATTCGGTCACCGCGGGCGGAAGGGTCATCCTGCGTCCCAACGTCACGGTCGGGGATGTGACAAGCCAGGACGCGATCATCGTCCACGGCAGGATAAAGAGCGGGAACCTAATCGGAAAGAGTATGAAGGTCCTTGGGGATTAA